The window ACTAAGGGTTTCAAATTTATTTCTTATGCCGTGTGGTGGATCCGACAGGCGATTTTACAGGCTCTGGCCGAGCAATCTCGCATTGTTCGCCTGCCGCTGAATCGCGTTGGCGCGCTCCACAAAATTGGCAAGGCTTCGAGTGGTCTCGAACAGGAGTATGGTCGCGAACCCAGTCCGGGTGAAATTGCCGATGAACTCGGCATGAATGATTTTGAAGTACGCGATACACTCAAAATTTCGAGTCGGCATCTTTCACTGGACGCGCCTTTTAAAGATGGCGAAGACAATAATCTGCTCGATGTGCTTGAAGACGGCATGCAACCCCCTCCCGACGATCCACTTCTCGATGACGCACTCAGACGAGAAATAGAAAAAGCCCTCGCTACCCTCACCCCTCGTGAAGCCGAAGTCATTACACTTTATTTTGGCATCAATCGCGAACAGCCTCTTACCCTCGAGGAAATTGGCGAACGTTTTGGATTGACTCGAGAGCGCGTGCGTCAGATTAAAGAGAAGGCACTTCGGCGATTGCGCCATACTTCGCGCAGCCGTCCGCTGAAATCTTATTTGCATTAATACGGACCGCTATTCCAATAGGCCACAAACGGGTTTGCCCGATGTGGCCTATTATTTTTTTGGGAGAACTTTTATTTTGCTGGCGTGTATAGTTAATGGGACAAGTGTTAAAAGCACCCCATCCTGGCCGCCTCTTGACTGATTCTTCCATAACCCATACATTTGTTCGTCTAAAAAAATTTTTATCTCAACCGGAGAACCGCAAATGTCTAATCGGCGTTTTACTTATGTCCTGTTTTTACTTTTCTCTGCTTGTACTACAAGCTTACCGCTGTCTAAACCTGCGTCTGTTTTTGCCGAGGATGAAGAAGTGCCAGAACCCGCTATGATAGGCGGTAGCGGAGTGACCTCCTGGATTTTGAAGGGGAATAAAATTTACTATCTCAAATGGGATAGGGAATTTGAACAGGCGCAGATTTATGGTCCCCATGAAATCGGTAGCGAGGAGATCAAAGAAGTCCTGCTCCTGCAAAGCACGGGTGATTTTGCCTGGATACTGCGGGGCGACGATGTCTATTTTGCCGCTGCAAAACGCGAAGGCACATTTGTGAGACTGGAGGTCGAACGTCCTGAAGAATTGCCGGATTCAGATGGATCGGAACCGGTTATGATGGCTGGTGGTGGGTCCAGAGCCTGGGTTTTGAAGGGCGATAGTCTGTTTTTTTTGAAATGGGATCCCACGTATGGAAATGTGCAGATTTATGGCCCCGAAGACCTGCCTCCCCATACCTATGGTCCTTCTGAACCCGTTCTCATGCACGGTACAGGTAGTTCAGTATGGGTTTTGCGGGGCAATGAGGTTTTTTATGTTATAGCCAGAGTTGACGGCACATATGTCGATATTG of the Gemmatimonadota bacterium genome contains:
- a CDS encoding RNA polymerase sigma factor RpoD/SigA, translating into MPRLSKRPYAREDESLDQYLQEIGEVALLTADQEVVLAKRIKKGDQGALEELTTANLRFVVSVAKQYQNQGLSMGDLINEGNLGLIKAAKRFDETKGFKFISYAVWWIRQAILQALAEQSRIVRLPLNRVGALHKIGKASSGLEQEYGREPSPGEIADELGMNDFEVRDTLKISSRHLSLDAPFKDGEDNNLLDVLEDGMQPPPDDPLLDDALRREIEKALATLTPREAEVITLYFGINREQPLTLEEIGERFGLTRERVRQIKEKALRRLRHTSRSRPLKSYLH